Proteins encoded in a region of the Oscillatoria nigro-viridis PCC 7112 genome:
- a CDS encoding HEAT repeat domain-containing protein, whose product MDDLLVRELLEDCRSGDSCKQTLAIMKLQDLKVHKAVPILIELLTSPEENIRGLAVEALGWLGEEKKETVGPVLVRMLADSEERVRADALDGLARLQYKPAIEEVLSALTKDPEWLVRVSAAEALADLAEVGDLKILEGLEQALSDPIEPVRAYAACTLGILGTPKIIPKLQNYFESEESLDTKAEILAAQYRLGKQNALYPLLELLENADEHLVEVILNILGDLADRKTPLIIAEDSSIICNSLTKVAPKFFTERYHAEQVITQLENLSL is encoded by the coding sequence ATGGACGATCTTCTTGTAAGAGAATTGTTAGAAGACTGTCGTTCTGGCGATTCTTGTAAACAAACATTAGCAATTATGAAGCTCCAAGATTTAAAAGTGCATAAAGCTGTTCCGATTTTGATTGAGTTGCTCACTTCGCCAGAAGAAAATATCCGAGGACTTGCAGTAGAAGCATTAGGATGGCTGGGCGAAGAAAAAAAGGAGACTGTTGGTCCTGTACTTGTGAGGATGCTTGCTGATTCAGAAGAGCGCGTTCGGGCTGATGCGTTAGATGGGCTCGCTAGATTGCAATATAAACCAGCAATTGAAGAAGTTTTGTCTGCGCTTACTAAAGACCCAGAGTGGCTCGTTAGAGTATCAGCAGCAGAAGCACTTGCCGATTTAGCTGAGGTAGGAGATTTAAAAATTTTAGAAGGACTTGAGCAAGCTTTAAGCGATCCCATTGAGCCAGTCAGAGCTTATGCAGCTTGCACTCTTGGCATCTTAGGAACACCGAAGATTATTCCGAAACTTCAAAACTATTTTGAATCAGAGGAGTCTCTAGACACAAAAGCTGAAATTTTAGCTGCACAGTACCGATTAGGTAAGCAAAATGCTTTATATCCATTGCTAGAATTACTAGAAAATGCTGATGAACATTTAGTTGAAGTTATTCTTAATATTTTGGGAGATTTGGCAGACCGCAAAACTCCTCTAATTATTGCAGAAGACTCTTCTATTATTTGTAATAGTCTAACCAAAGTCGCACCAAAGTTTTTTACTGAGCGCTATCATGCCGAACAGGTTATTACTCAGTTAGAAAACTTATCGCTTTAG
- a CDS encoding Ig domain-containing protein, with the protein MDSSGAYVGQAFTLNVRGVNAPPGIISSPPTLAAADKAYKYQIVARDAENDPLTFSLVSPPNGMTINPKTGLIQWTPSLSQVGVQNVGVLVSDSSGATASQQYALTISQTAINLPPAITSTPVFTASPGRPYTYQVQATDADGTISQYQLLQSPPGMTINSARPRNSEAVTWRKVASKTLAR; encoded by the coding sequence ATGGATTCATCGGGGGCTTATGTCGGTCAAGCCTTCACCCTCAACGTGCGGGGAGTTAACGCCCCTCCGGGTATTATTTCCAGTCCCCCAACCCTAGCTGCTGCTGACAAAGCATACAAGTACCAGATAGTGGCACGAGATGCCGAAAACGACCCCCTAACTTTCTCTTTGGTTTCGCCACCAAACGGAATGACAATTAACCCTAAAACCGGGTTGATTCAGTGGACTCCTTCTTTATCACAGGTGGGCGTGCAGAACGTGGGGGTGTTGGTTTCTGACTCAAGCGGGGCTACAGCTTCACAGCAATACGCGCTAACCATTTCTCAAACTGCTATCAACCTTCCCCCAGCAATTACTTCCACACCTGTATTTACAGCATCGCCAGGACGCCCTTATACATATCAGGTACAAGCAACTGATGCCGACGGTACTATCTCGCAGTACCAGTTACTGCAATCTCCTCCGGGAATGACTATTAATTCAGCTAGGCCCAGAAATAGCGAAGCTGTCACCTGGCGCAAAGTAGCAAGTAAAACCCTTGCTAGATAA
- the tnpC gene encoding IS66 family transposase, producing MLKTPALTSEPPEIAIAVEQMAQTMLSLGEWLLKQQQQLKQQQRKLAEKQQLIEEQQQEIEQLKEALSKLKNRSSSNSSIPPSADQIKKPSDKSKRKKGKKRGPKYDHPGKTRNGFGEPDHIIELQPERCPVCQAGVEAITTTPTKVQQVAELVEQPVEIREYRRPLCQCVDCGWSGYSQLPPSVIEGFSYGSRLCSVVGWLGYGGNLPWRKQEYFVEHVLGVPISQGSLAKMQRYFQQSLQPIYQQWLTYVQQPGVRCVDETTYCIDGIKYWLWVATSDRVCVLLLAPTRSSAELQQLLGQNFEGILSSDCFSAYNRQSAAAKQKCLTHLERDLEALKLSRFEANRLFAQGVGEILTTARTLHRDYHAGKLSCLQLAGNRSVIEAQLQAVLHNPPVTGWPADAQRLTNRMQRHWTEWFTFLDYPQVKPDNNDAERALRPVVVHRKVTGGARSDWGAQLVAQMFSFLETVRLQGHEAIAQLYQLLCLAGRSPPGLQFS from the coding sequence ATGCTTAAAACACCAGCACTGACCAGCGAACCACCAGAGATAGCCATCGCAGTAGAGCAGATGGCACAGACAATGCTGTCATTAGGAGAATGGCTGCTCAAGCAACAACAGCAACTCAAACAGCAACAGCGAAAACTGGCAGAAAAACAGCAGCTTATCGAAGAACAACAACAGGAAATCGAACAGTTAAAAGAAGCATTATCCAAGCTGAAAAACCGCTCCTCATCAAACAGTTCTATCCCTCCATCAGCCGACCAAATTAAAAAACCTAGCGACAAAAGCAAGCGAAAAAAAGGAAAAAAACGCGGTCCAAAATACGACCATCCGGGCAAGACACGAAATGGATTTGGCGAACCCGACCACATCATTGAGTTACAACCCGAGCGATGTCCAGTTTGTCAGGCAGGAGTTGAGGCGATCACAACAACACCAACCAAAGTGCAACAAGTAGCCGAATTGGTAGAGCAACCAGTAGAAATCAGAGAATACCGTCGCCCATTATGTCAGTGTGTTGATTGTGGCTGGTCGGGATACTCTCAACTACCACCCTCCGTCATCGAAGGGTTTAGCTATGGTAGCAGGTTATGTAGCGTGGTGGGTTGGCTGGGATATGGTGGTAACTTACCCTGGAGAAAACAAGAATATTTTGTGGAACACGTCTTAGGAGTACCCATCTCTCAAGGAAGTTTAGCCAAAATGCAGCGCTACTTTCAGCAAAGTTTGCAGCCAATTTATCAACAATGGCTCACCTACGTGCAACAGCCGGGAGTGCGCTGCGTAGATGAAACAACTTACTGTATTGATGGCATCAAGTATTGGTTGTGGGTAGCCACCAGCGATCGAGTTTGTGTACTATTATTAGCTCCGACTCGGAGTAGTGCCGAACTTCAGCAGTTATTGGGACAAAACTTTGAAGGCATTCTCAGCAGCGATTGTTTCAGTGCTTACAACCGACAATCAGCAGCGGCGAAACAGAAATGTTTAACACATCTGGAACGAGATTTAGAAGCACTCAAGCTCAGTCGATTTGAAGCTAATCGTTTGTTTGCCCAAGGCGTGGGTGAGATTTTAACCACTGCCAGAACTTTGCACAGGGACTATCATGCTGGGAAATTGAGTTGCCTTCAACTCGCTGGCAATCGTTCGGTAATTGAAGCTCAACTGCAAGCAGTTTTGCACAATCCACCAGTTACGGGATGGCCTGCCGATGCCCAACGATTAACCAACCGAATGCAACGTCATTGGACAGAGTGGTTCACCTTTTTAGATTATCCACAAGTGAAACCTGATAACAATGATGCCGAAAGAGCTTTACGTCCAGTAGTTGTACATCGGAAAGTAACTGGCGGGGCGCGCAGCGATTGGGGCGCTCAACTGGTGGCTCAAATGTTCAGCTTTCTCGAAACAGTTCGGTTGCAAGGACATGAAGCGATCGCGCAACTTTATCAGTTACTTTGTTTAGCAGGTCGTAGTCCTCCGGGTTTACAGTTCAGTTGA
- a CDS encoding helix-turn-helix domain-containing protein, translated as MTSKPFPNPKNRSTATSKDCETISLWSQQQLATAAGIHLQSLGKLERGKTTRLNEKTKKGLAVALNIPEEYLDAVVSGRTVEGLQQKRYCPCCFRANANPEPAWTLPRAKYCLLCGTQLLSNCISCFEPIASFKHKFCPHCGTPYSQSGQKRSAG; from the coding sequence TTGACCAGCAAACCGTTCCCCAACCCCAAGAATCGCTCCACAGCTACATCAAAAGACTGCGAAACCATTTCTCTCTGGAGCCAGCAGCAGCTAGCGACAGCAGCAGGCATACACCTCCAAAGTCTGGGAAAACTAGAGCGAGGTAAAACAACCCGACTCAATGAAAAAACCAAGAAGGGTTTAGCAGTTGCCCTGAATATCCCTGAAGAATACCTGGATGCAGTTGTTTCAGGACGAACTGTAGAAGGCTTGCAGCAGAAACGATATTGTCCCTGCTGCTTTCGGGCAAATGCGAACCCAGAACCAGCATGGACGCTGCCCAGGGCTAAATATTGTTTGCTCTGCGGCACCCAACTTCTGAGCAATTGCATTAGCTGTTTTGAACCGATCGCATCATTTAAACATAAATTTTGCCCCCACTGCGGCACTCCTTACTCCCAGTCGGGTCAAAAACGCTCTGCTGGTTAA
- a CDS encoding tyrosine-type recombinase/integrase, with the protein MAVTLARLAAEFLERPGLAQSTRRSYEVALLPLLVECGRLPVEIISHQVISDYLEGLENLSIATHHRHQAIIQALFNYAVAAGYLKRNPIAGKKRRKPNLEKGEHGTDEVVRYLNEEQLGELYGLVCKDARLHAVVRLLHRTGARIGELLAMDLEQVDTVERKFQVVGKGNKRRWCFYSEDAALVLDKYVRYYRHASSAALFTAQNPFTREVTRLSYRRIYTNWCEAIENSLLLKGARLHDLRHTFATERVGLMSVEELRALMGHENIQTTLRYQKVTSFRAQEVAQKALKFLTSAE; encoded by the coding sequence TTGGCTGTTACTTTGGCTCGATTAGCTGCAGAGTTTTTAGAACGTCCCGGTTTGGCTCAAAGTACGCGGCGCTCCTATGAGGTAGCGTTACTGCCGTTGCTTGTTGAATGCGGTCGTTTGCCAGTGGAAATTATTAGCCACCAGGTTATATCAGATTATTTGGAAGGCTTAGAAAATTTATCGATTGCTACCCACCACCGACATCAAGCAATTATCCAAGCGCTGTTCAATTATGCGGTGGCTGCTGGCTATCTCAAACGCAATCCAATTGCTGGCAAAAAACGCCGCAAGCCTAACTTGGAGAAAGGAGAACACGGTACTGATGAAGTGGTACGCTATTTGAATGAAGAGCAGCTTGGAGAGTTGTACGGGCTTGTCTGTAAAGATGCGCGCCTGCATGCTGTTGTCCGGTTGTTGCACCGCACCGGGGCGAGAATTGGCGAACTTTTGGCGATGGATTTAGAACAAGTAGATACTGTCGAGCGTAAATTTCAGGTGGTCGGTAAGGGGAACAAACGGCGGTGGTGCTTTTATAGTGAGGATGCGGCGCTTGTTTTGGATAAGTATGTTAGGTATTACCGACATGCAAGTTCTGCTGCATTATTTACTGCACAAAACCCTTTTACTCGGGAGGTGACGCGCTTGTCTTACCGCCGAATTTATACTAATTGGTGCGAGGCGATCGAAAATAGTCTCCTCTTAAAAGGTGCCCGCCTTCACGACTTGAGGCATACTTTTGCTACGGAAAGAGTTGGCTTGATGTCTGTTGAAGAGCTGCGAGCTTTGATGGGGCATGAAAACATTCAGACTACATTAAGATATCAAAAGGTGACTTCTTTCAGGGCTCAAGAAGTGGCACAAAAAGCTTTAAAGTTTTTAACTTCAGCCGAGTAA
- a CDS encoding ankyrin repeat domain-containing protein, with protein sequence MFKHDIWLAVAIVAVFVFVISPLVNMIDKVISCGASSSLKGIHMAACDGDIDTVRLHLDQGIDVNIRDEFGKTPLYWAADRGKKNVVEMLIANGADVNIKNKYEQTPLNAAAIRGAKTITEILVANGAAMELPAAALLGDIDFFEEYMRQNSIANVINGENLLHLATSFGGHKPIVQLLIERGIEVNAKENFLGWTPLHFAASSGYLSAAETLLANRAQVNVKAKDFTTPLHLAVARGRADLTQLLIENGADIHAMSNGGTPLYRAAEAGYTETAQLLIVSGADVNLGDRSGMTPLQRAAANGNTSVAELLIVNGANLNARFGFLGWTPLYFANSLDTIELLKQHGALSRMYWWAEFLESLGILRVGE encoded by the coding sequence ATGTTCAAACATGATATCTGGCTCGCAGTGGCGATTGTAGCAGTCTTTGTCTTCGTAATTTCTCCATTGGTTAATATGATAGATAAAGTCATTAGTTGTGGTGCATCTTCTTCGCTAAAAGGAATACATATGGCTGCTTGCGATGGCGACATCGATACTGTAAGGCTACATTTAGACCAAGGAATTGATGTCAATATCCGTGATGAATTCGGCAAAACTCCGTTGTACTGGGCAGCAGATCGAGGAAAAAAAAATGTGGTAGAAATGCTAATTGCTAATGGTGCTGATGTTAACATCAAAAATAAATACGAACAAACTCCGCTGAATGCGGCAGCTATACGGGGAGCTAAGACGATAACAGAAATATTAGTTGCCAATGGTGCTGCAATGGAGTTACCGGCCGCTGCTTTGTTAGGAGACATTGATTTTTTTGAAGAGTACATGAGGCAAAATAGTATTGCTAATGTGATAAATGGAGAGAATTTATTACATTTGGCAACAAGTTTTGGAGGACACAAACCTATAGTTCAATTGCTAATCGAGCGTGGTATTGAGGTCAATGCAAAAGAAAATTTTTTGGGTTGGACTCCACTCCACTTTGCGGCATCATCCGGTTATCTGAGTGCTGCCGAGACTTTGTTAGCAAACAGAGCGCAGGTCAATGTAAAAGCAAAGGATTTCACAACTCCCTTGCACTTAGCAGTCGCGCGTGGTCGTGCAGATTTAACACAATTATTGATTGAAAATGGAGCTGATATTCATGCTATGAGCAACGGAGGAACGCCTTTATACAGAGCAGCAGAAGCGGGTTATACAGAGACGGCACAGTTGTTGATTGTCAGTGGAGCTGATGTTAATCTGGGGGACAGATCGGGCATGACTCCATTACAAAGAGCAGCGGCTAACGGCAATACCTCTGTAGCAGAATTGCTGATTGTCAACGGTGCAAACCTCAATGCTAGGTTTGGATTTTTAGGCTGGACACCGCTGTACTTTGCCAATTCTTTAGACACAATTGAATTACTGAAACAGCATGGTGCACTATCTCGAATGTATTGGTGGGCAGAGTTTTTGGAGAGCTTAGGTATATTGCGTGTTGGTGAATAG